A region from the Stegostoma tigrinum isolate sSteTig4 unplaced genomic scaffold, sSteTig4.hap1 scaffold_732, whole genome shotgun sequence genome encodes:
- the nat14 gene encoding probable N-acetyltransferase 14: MAEGPVSVTPSPRGQRGGPVFTLIPLIGTSQQVLHCSVLRSRPSCQTLRPPPPSAAMPLIEKDKLTVREMLPHEEPIVRDLLQEASREWENRLLLHALTRPASLLLLAAAGGAARFALGSLAASLLLPPLCLAALLKLGLRARRGLRGRLRPGRLLVAVHDGDDVCGCLAFGPPPGRLRVLAVGPGTVGPGWAPAAGGLRGGRRGRPGTGGRWPGPSPSTARPAPCSRSAATGPRGAPASSPPSAWSTPSVSRSCAASPLVLLNPGESAPRLFDDPPPPAVSLGSIEGISSGRRSIPPQVKGSGPRRRASSVETPECLILSRQHFSYSPTFLRTASDAAPSPLK; the protein is encoded by the exons atggccgaagggcctgtttccgtaaCTCCCTCCCCCCGGGGGCAGCGGGGGGGACCTGTTTTTACGCTGATACCTTTGATTGGAACTAGTCAGCAGGTTCTGCATTGCTCTGTCCTCCGGTCCCGTCCCTCCTGCCAGACGCTGCGTCCCCCCCCGCCCTCCGCCGCGATGCCCCTGATCGAGAAGGACAAACTGACCGTCCGCGAGATGCTCCCACATGAAGAGCCAATCGTTCGGGATCTGCTGCAG gAGGCCTCTCGGGAATGGGAGAACCGCCTGCTGCTGCACGCCCTGACCAGGCCCGCGTCGCTCCTGCTCCTGGCCGCGGCCGGCGGCGCCGCCCGCTTCGCCCTGGGCTCCCTGGCGGCCTCCCTGCTGCTGCCCCCGCTCTGCCTGGCCGCCCTCCTCAAGCTGGGCCTGCGGGCCCGCCGCGGGCTCCGGGGCCGCCTCCGCCCCGGGCGCCTCCTGGTGGCCGTCCACGACGGCGACGACGTCTGCGGCTGCCTGGCCTTCGGGCCCCCCCCGGGGCGCCTGCGGGTCCTGGCGGTGGGGCCTGGCACCGTCGGGCCGGGGTGGGCTCCTGCTGCTGGCGGCCTTCGAGGGGGGCGGCGCGGGAGGCCGGGCACCGGCGGGCGGTGGCCAGGCCCGAGCCCGTCAACGGCCCGGCCCGCGCCCTGCTCGAGAAGCGCGGCTACCGGCCCGCGGGGGGCGCCGGCTTCTTCCCCGCCCTCAGCCTGGAGTACGCCAAG CGTCTCACGTTCCTGCGCCGCGTCTCCTCTCGTCCTCCTAAACCCCGGGGAATCGGCTCCACGTCTCTTCGatgaccccccaccccccgccgtgTCGCTGGGATCGATCGAAGGGATCTCCTCCGGACGCCGCTCCATCCCCCCTCAAGTGAAGGGGAGCGGACCCCGACGCCGTGCTTCGTCTGTGGAAACACCCGAGTGTCTCATCCTGTCGCGACAACACTTTAGCTACTCTCCCACTTTCCTCCGAACTGCCTCCGATGCCGCTCCATCCCCCCTCAAGTGA
- the LOC125450484 gene encoding LOW QUALITY PROTEIN: zinc finger protein 628-like (The sequence of the model RefSeq protein was modified relative to this genomic sequence to represent the inferred CDS: inserted 3 bases in 2 codons; deleted 4 bases in 2 codons) translates to MAEGARAAPGAQGGYQCLECGKAFRWSSRLNHHQRSHTGERPYKCLECGKAFKGSSALLYHQRGHTGERPYKCSECGKAFKRASLLAVHQRVHTGARVFRCQFCGLTFKWSSHYQYHLRQHTGERPYQCPDCGKAFRNSSSLSRHRHLHTGXRPFPCRVCGKAFAQSSNLQQHQRTHTGERPYGCGDCGRAFTHSSNLLLHRRTHADRPPLPCRVCGKTFAAPAYLRRHLRAHVGAEGADGGEEGPSRAGPEPPGAGEGGGPGSGGREEVVVVAEEEEVGPCPLAAGDEGPYKCAVCDASFPRLAGLLAHQRGHTAEQRLVQAEXAEVTCPVPAPLPPPPPPPAPLPPPRPRSSSTDPERPYKCPECGKTFKGSSGLRYHQRGHTGERPYKCSECGKAFKRASLLAVHQRVHTGARVFRCQFCGLTFKWSSHYQYHLRQHTGERPYQCPDCGKAFRNSSSLSRHRHLHTGARPFPCRVCGKAFAQSSNLQQHQRTHTGERPYRCGDCGRAFTHSSNLLLHRRTHADRPPLPCRVCGKTFAAPAYLRRHLRAHRGAGRRRRPAAAPGHRPPAPCPSHPHREGCARRPVGADLLRVTPSWRGPPAREAAGPLPQPRNCAACGVFCVGVGGGFCRWVSCQQGVSILH, encoded by the exons ATGGCGGAGGGAGCGCGGGCGGCGCCCGGCGCCCAGGGGGGCTACCAGTGCCTGGAGTGCGGCAAGGCCTTCAGGTGGTCCTCGCGACTGAATCATCACCAGAGGAGCCACACGGGCGAGAGGCCCTACAAGTGCCTGGAGTGCGGCAAGGCCTTCAAGGGGTCCTCGGCCCTCCTGTACCACCAGCGCGggcacaccggggagaggccctACAAGTGCTCGGAGTGCGGCAAGGCCTTCAAGCGGGCCTCGCTCCTGGCTGTCCACCAACGGGTGCACACGGGCGCCCGGGTCTTCCGGTGCCAGTTCTGCGGCCTGACCTTCAAGTGGTCCTCCCACTACCAGTACCACCTGCGGCAGCACACGGGCGAGAGGCCCTACCAGTGCCCGGACTGCGGCAAGGCCTTCCGCAACTCCTCCAGCCTCTCGCGGCACCGCCACCTCCACACGG CGCGGCCCTTCCCCTGCCGGGTCTGCGGCAAGGCCTTCGCCCAGAGCTCCAACCTGCAGCAGCACCAGCGCACCCACACAGGCGAGCGGCCCTACGGCTGCGGCGACTGCGGCCGGGCCTTCACGCACTCCTCCAACCTGCTCCTCCACCGGCGCACCCACGCCGACCGGCCGCCCCTCCCGTGCCGGGTCTGCGGCAAGACCTTCGCCGCCCCGGCCTACCTCCGCAGGCACCTGCGCGCCCACGTCGGGGCGGAGGGCGCCGACGGCGGGGAGGAGGGGCCTTCCAGAGCTGGGCCGGAGCCCCCCGGcgcgggggaa ggagggggccCCGGCAGCGGTGGCCGGGAGGAGGTGGTCGTGGtcgcggaggaggaggaggtggggccGTGCCCGCTGGCGGCCGGGGACGAGGGGCCCTACAAGTGCGCCGTCTGCGACGCCAGCTTCCCCCGCCTGGCGGGCCTCCTGGCCCACCAGCGCGGCCACACCGCCGAGCAGCGCCTGGTGCAAGCCGA GGCGGAGGTCACGTGCCCGGtgcccgctcccctcccccctcctcctcctcctcctgcacccCTCCCTCCGCCGCGG CCCCGCTCCTCCTCCACGGACCCGGAGCGCCCCTACAAGTGCCCGGAGTGCGGTAAGACCTTCAAGGGGTCCTCGGGCCTCCGCTACCACCAGCGCGggcacaccggggagaggccctACAAGTGCTCGGAGTGCGGCAAGGCCTTCAAGCGGGCCTCACTGCTGGCTGTCCACCAACGGGTGCACACGGGCGCCCGGGTCTTCCGGTGCCAGTTCTGCGGCCTGACCTTCAAGTGGTCCTCCCACTACCAGTACCACCTGCGGCAGCACACGGGCGAGAGGCCCTACCAGTGCCCGGACTGCGGCAAGGCCTTCCGCAACTCCTCCAGCCTCTCGCGGCACCGCCACCTCCACACGGGGGCGCGGCCCTTCCCCTGCCGGGTCTGCGGCAAGGCCTTCGCCCAGAGCTCCAACCTGCAGCAGCACCAGCGCACCCACACGGGCGAGCGGCCCTACCGCTGCGGCGACTGCGGCCGGGCCTTCACGCACTCCTCCAACCTGCTCCTCCACCGGCGCACCCACGCCGACCGGCCGCCCCTCCCGTGCCGGGTCTGCGGCAAGACCTTCGCCGCCCCGGCCTACCTCCGCAGGCACCTGCGCGCCCACCGCGGGGCAGGGCGCCGGCGGCGCCCCGCCGCAGCCCCTGGCCACCGGCCCCCAGCCCCCTGCCCAAGTCATCCACATCGTGAGGGCTGTGCCCGCCGTCCAGTTGGTGCAGACCTTCTGAGGGTGACTCCCTCCTGGAGGGGCCCTCCTGCGCGAGAGGCAGCCGGCCCGCTACCCCAGCCCCGAAACTGTGCTGCATGTGGGGTGTTCTgcgttggggtggggggggggttctgTAGGTGGGTATCCTGCCAGCAGGGGGTATCCATCCTCCATTAA